The following DNA comes from Solea solea chromosome 6, fSolSol10.1, whole genome shotgun sequence.
GTACATATGCACAGGTGTCTTTCTAACAGTTTTTATGCAAAACGGGTGATATTTAAATTGGCTCTTTTTATCATGGAGTTTGGTCTGTACATGAAAGTGAGCTTCAGCTCCGCACAGACAGGTAAGCAAGGTAGCGTGAGTGGCGCTACACACTGCGGACGACAACAAGACGAGACACGGGAGTGACTTCAAACACCAGCTCATTTAAGCTGCCTCTGTGATAAAACCAGAACAAGTCACAGAAACGCAATAAACCGAGCTAACGACCATAAAACCAGACTTGATCTGGGGACTTGAGGTgacgcgggggcagcagttttcGACCAATATCGTTATCAACGCAGTCAAAAGTCAAACTTTGAGTTCCCTACCTTAAAACCACATCGCTCCTGGTTTGATCTTTTGCTGCCTGAAGTGGGAGATCCACAAGAGGAAGataaaaccagaaacaacccGGAGAGAGATATGAAGAAACTCCGAGGGGCCGCCATTCCTCCCTCAACTCTGAGCAACTctgagagagtgaggagagacagagaggagaggaacggaggaggaggaggaggaggtggtgcatgtgtgtgtgttacacagtcacattatggggacttgtcttccttatggggacaaaaatcaagtccccataacgtaaattactacattttaaggcgAAGACTAGTTAGGGTGAGGTTAAGGTTCGGgtcagggttagaattaggaTTAAGCctgtaattatggttaaggttagagtaagtcacCAGGAAACGATGGAattcaatgcaatgtcctctgaagtcatggaaaccagtgtgtgtgtgtgttgcctctttaggaccgtttctggcataaacactgttcttgtcaagaccagtagtcctcatggagacaaaaagctGGTCCTGCTGAGGCGGGACTctaacctaaccctaatttctgaggaactggttagtgTGAGGTTAGGGATAGTGTTGCCAGTGCTCATTAGGAAGATAAGTATatagtaaaaaataatgtaatcattaataaaacatttgatgCATCACTTTTACAACTCATATATTTTGTATGAGCATCTATTGCGAGGCTTATAGAAGTAATAATATCTGGTTTGGTGCATTCTTCCCATGGAGAAGTGTCTACCCTTAAAATTGTCCAGTGTTTCTTTAGTTTCCTTTGGATTTATGTATAGTTCTTTCCCAAAATCCAAATCTGTCATCAATCATCCGAAAATATTAATGTTGAGACTTTACAAGGCAGTCAGGAATAAACAGCAAATGTTGCACACTTCAACACAGACTCATTctattttctgcttttctgcAAAAATACATGGAAATCGTTTTATCATGTGTCTGTCCATCCTTCCTCTCAGAACAGCACTACAATATGTCACCCTCTTGTGGTGAAAAGTTGGTAAGACTAGATGACTTTTTCTCTTGACTTCACAGTGCATATGCCTTTGTGTGCAGGGAACTGGAGAATATCATATTAGCATTGATCACACCGACATGAGTCAAACAAGTGTTCAAAACCAGCCTTCACACAAGTATGAACTACTAGAGCATAACTAACACCATGGTGTTGGAATAAAACCAGTCCAGTCTCTTGATCACTTACAAACTCAAACAGAGTGTCTATGACCAGTGTCACAGATACTACACAAAACACcaggagaaaataaatgatgaacaAAGACACTGGTTTCAAATGATGGCAGGGCAGCAGCATCGACACGTAAACACACATCGAACTTTGTTGATTATTAATAGATTTAAATTTAGCAACGTCTCAATGTCTTTCTAAATGTCATCGTAGGTTTAGAATTTTGACACCGAACAAATGTCTGCCGAACAAAAATGTTTATGAGAAGTTTCATCATTGAGATCTTTCAGTCCCACtgctgtaaaactgtaaaactttACAGTTTTTTGTGTACTCTGATAATTTACTTCTCTAAGGACGGGACTGTGCAAAGCTCCTACATATATACCACCATCatgtacattatatattttttttaattttctactttTATGTTTGCACTTTATTTGGTTTTTGTGAGCTGctataacaaaaacattttcctgcAGTGGGAttgatctaatctaatctaatctaatataatataatataatataatataatataatataatataatataatatgatataatataatcacagaaataaaatggCAAGAAGCATGAGTGACATGGGGTTTGTCCACATAGCCAAAATTCTGCCTGAAGTGACAACTAGATATGATGTAGTGATCAAAGTGGATGGTGTTGAGTTCAGTGTCCACATGATCTAAGAGCTGCAGTCTCCAAACAATCCAATAAACATTTGcaaactcaaaaacaaaaaaaactgttaatgAACTGCTGCAAAAGCATCACAAAGTAGCTGCACTCAATAACTGTTTATAGGATGACTATTATTCATGCAAAAGCACACTGTAAAATTATCATGAAATGCAGTCAATCCGCCATTGTGGCTCTGATTTCTACAGGGACGCAGAGTGAAAAGGCGTCCCCTGTTAGAACCAAAATGGCGCGAATTCCATTTAAACCATGAACCAATCACGCTCTTTAAAGTTATTTTCTATCCAATCAAAGTTGTCGTGCGGGCGGGGCATGGTGCAACTGGGTGGATCTGTTTTGGGTGTTGGGGATTCGTGTTGCAAAGAAATCTTGAGTGGGAGTTGTCGAAGcgatttgttgtgtgttttaccCCTGGATTGTTTCTCATTTCCATCGCACCAGCCGCAGCCATGCCCGGTATAGAGACGCTGCCGATAGAAGAGACTCTGGAGGATAGTCCCCAGGTAACAGATCTCCTCCGCGAATCCTTCCTGCAGTCCGCTAACGTTAGCCACTTTCTCGGCTAGGCTAGCTGTCTTTGTAGGCTCAGTGTTTGCCAACAAGCAAAGGAGGGATGCCGCTAACGGCCCCGCTATCTGAGGCTGTCAATCGGACAGCGTAAATGGCATTTGCCAGCTGTCTTTCGACATCAAAATAAGACCAATTTAGGGAGGGTTTGGTCAACAGAcggaaatgtaaatgttttcacacTATCCAAAGTTGTTGTGTTATGAAATAAACACGACAAATAAACAGTCCGCTACTTCCTTAGCAACTAAGCTAGATGTTTCCCTTTCCAGGGATAACTCCTCGTCTCTTTAGAGGAAGTGTCATCTTATTTCTCTGTGTGAGTGCAACATGTGAAAGTGACATACAGCATAGGACTGAAAGCTGCAGCTGCGCTGCTTCAGACGAGCAGACACACCGTCCAGTCAGGCCAGAGCACCTGCTGCCGTGACATCACTGACTAGGGTGTGGCCAGGGTCAGTCCAGTTTGgatgtaaaggtccagtgtgcaataTTCAGGAAGGTTTATAAGCAGAACTTGAATATATTACCCCCAGTATGTTTGTATTAAGGGTGTAATTGCTTTCATTGTGGTTTTGGTTGCCTTAGATTAAGCCTTATGGTAAACAAAGTCTGCCATGTGGCAGTGCCATGTTTTTATAGGTAGCCTGAATGAAAAAACAAGCCACAGcgtttattttgcatttcacgTTGGCAGCTCAAGACGCAAACAAAGAATAGCTCTGCCCACACAAACCCCGATGCTTAAACCAATGAATAAACCTTTACATGATCTGAATCAGCGTGAATAGGATAAGCTTGTCAAAGACAACATCCTCTGTGGTATGTGAAGGATGTCAGAGTTCCACGACAGGCTTGGGAAAGGGAGTTTGTTGCAAtatgcagtctcaccattagatgtcagtcatacttacacactggacctttaagttcaGTTCATAATATTCATATGTCATCAGTTTTCACCCAGAGAGAGTAAATAAAAGAAGTCTATGGTCCTCTGGTTTGCTGTGTGGAGCTCAGTTTTAGTGTATGAGGGAAATAGTGTAATTCTCACTTGGTTTTCAatgtaaattatattatttaatagATGTCATGTTCCCATCGTCCATCTTTTAtggctttatcctcctcatgagggttgcgggggacactggtgccaatcccagctgacatagagcaaaAGACAGGGTCATGACAAATGAGCTTGCAGGGGTCATAAAGGCAACAAAATGTGCTCGTGACTCGGGACACACCTGCATACCAGTTGTACTGCAGAAACAGGTAGCAGGTGTGGATTTACTCAAACAGACATGGGTTGGTCAGTTACACAAGGGGCCATTTCAAGTTTTATGGATGAGTCACATGATTAACGCTGACTTCATTTTTATTACTTGtactgtgttttgtgtttgtagacCCGCTCTCTGCTGGCAGTGTTTGAGGAGGACACTGCAGCCATGTCCAACTACTGCACACAGCTCTACCAGGCAATGCAGAGGATTTATGATGCACAGGTACATACATGACAGTTAGGCTAGAATTAACATTAATATATGGCTAGTGGTTGAATATTGTTTCCTGCTGCtcagtgctgtgtttgttgttttgtttccagaaTGAGCTCAGTGCTGCAACACACCTGACCTCCAGACTGCTGAAAGAGTATGACAAACAGGTGGGACACGCCATACTAGCAACCAGCactgtgacacaaactcacacactatTTCAGAAAACCTATAACGCCACATTAGTGCAAATCTTAAATTGCATTGACAGAAAGAGTGCAATATTTGCATTTCTATGTTTCCAATGTCTACTCTTTTGAAGATatcacacacttttacactttaaTGGAATTTTCCTTTTAGATACATTTAATTCGAGTCCTCATAAATTGAACATAACTATGAAGCACAGCAGTCAAAAtgattgtctgtgttttttaaactcatCGGTGACAGCAGTATTTCCTTGGCTGTGTGACAGATGACTCAGTCATCAGTCCTGCCTCTGCAGTAAAGAGGTTGAGAGATGCTTTGGTCTCACTTCAATTATCAAGAATTTATTTGCTCCATGAcagaaaacatgtaaatgtgtttacatattaaatgtattcatagATTAGCTTGCTGTGTTCAGCAAAAACATACTCTGTATTGCTCACAAGAATCTGTTGTcgaatgttgtttttgttgtgtgcagCGTTTTCCTCTAGGGGGCGATGATGAGGTTATGAGCTCCACCTTACAGCAGTTTGCAAAAGTCATTGACGAGGTGAGAAAAGACTCAAACACAACAGAGCTCCATGACATCACATTTAGTCACTGTTCATATCTGTGAGAAGAGTGGAATACTTCAGACAGTTGTTCAGCTACTAAAAATGGCAGTAGCAACATTATGTCTTCACttattcaataaaaacaagtctTGGCTAATTAACTCCTATgacttaaattaaacattttgttttcaaagcaaTATTTGAATTACTCAGCCAATGGCACAAATATCACATACTTCTTTCTCAGCTACAATTTTTAgtttaaacatacatttgttaCCAAGATGGCAACCATATAAAGAAATTTCTCAATGTTTTGACCAATTTGACTGCAGCAGTACTTGTGGAATGAATGTCTTCATAATTGTTGCATTGCATCTTAATGTGAGTATGGACGTTCACGACGTTCAGCTGATTTTTgattagtgttttatttaaagtctccctttttttttcctctttcaagCTAAGTTCTTGTCACGCTGTCCTGTCCACACAACTTGCAGATGCAATGATGTTTCCCATCACACAGTTCAAGGAAAGAGACCTGAAgggtatgacacacacacacacacacacacacacacacactcgcagtcAGGGTTCAAGTTCATCACAGAGATGTTGGAATGAAGCACAGCTTTTTGTGCAGGCTTGTCAACATCTTCTTCTATACCAAACTTTAAAACCACAACTGTATGGAATTGGCTACACCACCGAGGAACATTGTCATAAATTAAACCTTCACCAAAATGACTAAAACACAGCGGTGTCTTAAATAAGGAAACTATTAAGGTTTGCATAATAACTTTTAGTtgttgtctctctccctccagaGATCCTCACTCTTAAAGAAGTCTTCCAGATATCCAGTGATGGTAAGTTAGCACTGCTGCTAAAGCCTGccattcatttcctttttttttcctcccttctcATCACAAGATCTCAGTTAAAAGTCACTTTTCATGctcatttttattgatttttattttgcacttaAATAAAGACGTCACCCTATTTTAATTGATTACAGGCATCCTCATTACTGCTTAATGTTTCAAACTTGAAAAATAGTAATGACCAAAGTGAAgtgaaataatgtgttttgCCACCACATAATGTCTAACCTTTGGCTGTTTACGTGTGCAGATCATGACACAGCCATTAATCGATACAGCCGCTTATCCAAAAGGAGGGACAACGACAAGGTGAGTACATTAAGATTGATATTTAAGTAAAATATCTGTCACCTGGAGACAAATATCACACTTTGAATGTTCAGCTTCTGTGCAGAAAAAGAGCAATTCAATCGGTTTCACTAACAATTTatgcaaattaaattaaagtagtCAATATGCAGCTGTGTTGGCGGAGTGTTTTCTAAACTCACCGACACATCTGCAGCAACGTACAAGGTTCTCAATCTTGCGGCTGCCTGACAGATCAGTGGGAccaaaaatgcaaacatttcaaaatgtgattatCTGTTATATCTTAATACTGAGCTAAGGGTAAAGTTTTGTGTGCTGCAGGTGCGGGCAGAGGTTGTGGAGGATGTCTACACCTCCCGAAAGAAACAGCACCAGACCATGATGCACTACTTTTGCACACTTAACACACTACAGTACAAGAAGAAAACTGCTCTTCTGGAGCCACTGCTGGGCTACATGCAGGCCCaggtatgcacacacacacaaacacacacacacatgggtccttttaacatggtattgaacCAGGTCCCAGTTCCACTCATGGAAGCCTCTCTTGCCACAAATCTTGTCATCTTAACCTCCTGGGTGTATCTTTTGGTCATGAGGCAAAATCTCTCCTTGGTCAGTTTAGAGACTGTCTGGAGGGACTGTGTAAGCGAATGAAATGGTCTGCAAAATGCACTCCAGATGTGGAGATTCTTCTGCCAGCTCCCTAACATAGTCTGGAAAATACCTGCTGAGCAGCAGGGAGAGACTACATGATCTAAAGTGAACCAATGAGCAAATGTCCTGCCTCCTGCATGCTAAAGCCAGGCACCACCTCCTCACCTGGATTCTCCATTCTCCTGCTGATGTGGACATGTCTTACCCAAGACCTAAAATTGCCAAGTCAGAGTCATATTATAAGTGGCCAAGTCAGAGTCATATTATAATGCTTAtatcactttttattttgacatttctaTAAACATTCATCACACAATCCGACAGCCTCAAAACTAAACCGTACTTCAATAGAGATTGcaactgcatttatttttatgaacactGCATGTGACAGCTTCATGtgcatcacaacaacattaaatgcATATCACTGTCAACACAAAGAAATGCTTTGACAACAAAGTGGAACAGACAGTCAACCTTCAAGTCAAGATGCAGATTAATTAGAATATAATCAAATTGCTGATCTATGTTTTCTCCGTGCAGATTAGTTTCTTTAAGCTGGGATCAGAGAATCTCACCCAGCAGTGGGAGGACTTCCTGGGAACCATAGGAACCAGTGTACAGAAGTAAGATAGCCCActtttgtttacctttttatattCAGGATATGGattgtaatgtttttgtctgtgtgtttagtgTCCGTCGGGAGATGGAAGAGGAGGTGCGGCAGATGCAACAGACCATTCAGCAGATGGAGGTATCTTGTGACCCGCTGTATGTCCCATGTGACCCTGACCCTGTCCACTCCCCCGTCTGTCGCAACCTGACCAGAAAACAGGGTTACCTATTCATCCGCAAGtaggggacacacacacacacacgcacacccacacacctaCAAAAAGTTTTCAGTTGTATATTTAGCTGAAATAGCCCTTCTGGGTGTCTCTCAGTAAGACGGGTCTAGTGTCATCGTCCTGGGAGCGGCAGTACTTCTTCACGCAGGGTGGCAACCTGATGCAGCAGGGTCGGGGCGAGGTGGCGGGCGGTCTGGTCACAGACCTGGACAACTGCTCTGTCATGGCAGTCGACAGTGACGACCGCCGCTTCTGCTTTCAAGTCACATCCTTCGATGGCAAGAAGTGAGAGTGCTCCCTTTCTTTATTCCCTAGATGGTGTCACTCTTCTGAAATCTTCAGTATTAATCCCACCCTTTCTCGTTGTGTGTCTCATCAGAGTGGTGACACTGCAAGCGGAGAGCAGGAAGGACTGTGAAGAGgtgacttgtttttctgtcttgcGGCCTGCTATTGTTGACTGTCATCTATTGATTTCTTTTCTCATGTCCAcctttctgctgcttcttccaCCAGTGGATTGCCACCATAAACAACATCTCCAAGAGGATCTACCTGAGCGAGAACGCAGAGGTCTGTGTGCTTGTCACAGGTTACAGAGAACATTTTCATGTAGACTATCCAGGTATCAGATCTCCGAGACATCCAACACCCACATCTCTGATTAATATAGTTATTCAAAAGTTGATTTCTCAGGAAAACCAAACATCCACATAAATTAGTAGGTATTGATCTACAGTGTAAATAATGTCGCAAGACccacaaagtaaaacaggaaatccTTTCAAATTGTCCTTTTGTTTGATGCTAAGTGTGCATTATTGGCAGGAGCTGGCAGCTCGAGTGAACCAATCAGCCATCGAAGCTGTGACACCATCGCCCTCCTTCCAGCAGAGACATGAGAGCATGAGACCTAGCAGGTAGTTCTGACACGATGTGATCAACAACGGATCAGTCCACAGATATAACAGACTCCTGGAAGCCAATCAGGTTTCTAAGAattcatctttctctctccctgtcccCCTTTCTATCATTGCAGTAAAGGACGTGTGGGCCGAGCAAGCAGTATTAGCTCTGTGGGGTCTGAGCCATCGCCTGCTATTTCTGTACTCTCTCTGGACGCACTGGTTGCCCCTGAAACACCCATTCAATTTGATATCATTTCCCCCGTCAGTGAGGAAAACTCAGGACAAAGCAAGGCGGCAGCACAGTCCGGCAGGTGCGTATGTGTTGTGTGCTTCAATTTCATTTAGTTGTTATTTTCACCCAAATTAAGTGCATTGCAAACCAGATTAGGCAGATTATCTGAAATTGTGTGTGTCCTACAGAAGGAGTAATCCATTTGGAGAGTGTGGAGACAGCACATCAGAAGACAGTGAAGGTACCAGctggtctttttttccccattattgGCAGAATATTCAATGTGGTAAAATAAAATTGCAAGTTTTTGTGTGCTGCATTGTCTTCTCCTTAATCTGGTGCATCAAACTATAGTGGCATAGTCAACCCCCCACAGTCAACACTGAACCAGGTCCCAATGTGAGAAACAGCAGACTGTGCAGtattatcacaaaaaaaaaacacgcttTTATAACTTCTTTCCAGACTCCAGAAGCTGCACAAAAATGTTTAGGCACTAGTACTGTAACTATAActtgtatgtgtacatgtacacttaaaaaaatatatcccCCCATAAACTCTTCAAGAAAAAGTTTACTTTAAATCATAAAGGGAGAATTTGACTAATTTTCTTATAGACTCCTCCCCCTGTGGTCATTCGAGCGACCACAAGACTGTTTTATGTACAGTCAATGATTGCAACATTATTCAATCCAGCCCACTACAATTTATTTATCAAGCACATTCAAAACAAGGTAGTTGAAGTGCTGTACAGTAATAAAGCAAACATTTGCAAACAGAGCACATTGTCAGTTCTCCCTTCAGCCACAGGGGGGCAGCAATAATGCCAGGGTACACTGTTAAACAAAATCTTGACAAGATGCATACATGTattaaataagacaaaatgaTATGAGAGAAACGTGACTCTAATGCATGTTTCCTGTGCCTGCTGTACCTGACATACACTGTTTTCCCCGTGTTGCCCAGAATCAATCCTCCACCAGCTCTTTATCGTTCGCTTCCTGGGCTCCATGGAAGTGAGGGCTGCCGACTCTGCTGATGTCATCTCCGAGACCATGAGGCAAATCCTGGCCGCCAGAGCCATCCACAACATCTTCAGGATGACCGAGTCTCACCTGCTGGTCACCTGTGACTGCCTCAAGTATGAAAcactgtgtgagagtgagagagagtgagagagagagtgacataGGCAATAAAATAAGAGAGGAATTACAGTGTTCGAGTGGCCAAATGGATACAGTTCATGCCACTAAACCACAATATCCTGTTTGATGCAGGTTTCAGTTACTGATTCATCCATGATGAGACAGTGTCTGTGCAAAATAAGGAAACAACAGAAATGGTTTCTGTAAAAATTCTGGTTTCCTCTTTCCTTGTTGACTGTTGAATGAAGCATAAAATACCCCCCAAAAATCTTGAAAATTAATACataattattttccttttattttcagACTAATTGATCCTCAAACACAAGTCACTCGACTCAGGGTAAGACGTCATGTTTTAATAAGATGAGATGCTGAAGTTTCTGGCATTTTGATATGTGGCTTTTACAGTCCTCTCTTTCCAAATCTGTATCACTCCATGTCCCATATCTTTCTCATTTTCCCATCGTCTttgtctttctgctgctgcagttccCTCTGTCCAGCATAGTCCAGTGTTCGTCCCATCAGGACAACAAGAGGCTGTTTGGCTTCGTCTTGCAGTCGGCAAGCGGCCGCGGCGACGGCCGAGCCATCTGCTACATTTTCGAGTCCAACAATGATGGAGAGAAGGTTGTCTCACTGCTCATCTTTTGGTCTCACTGTCCAACTCTCTGTAGAGTTTGTCTGACTTGTCGGTCTCTGTTTGTCCTTTAGATCTCTGACAGTATTGGTCTGGCCAAACAGATAGCCTTCCACTCTGAGATGGTGAGATTCAGTTTAAAGTACATCAGAACCATAGTAATGAAGCAAACTCCTCACACTTTGGTGAAGGTAACGATTCCTCTGGATCTTGTCTTGGACATTTGCTCTTGATGTTCTTCTTGTGTAGGACCGTAAGGCGGTGGAGAAGCAGAAGGAGCAGGACAAGGCCAAAGAGAAACAGCAGGAGGAACTCAGCAaacagagacagatagagaaggtacatttttgtctttatcCTTTAAACCTCTTATAACcgtcatgataatcaggccgcctggatttatattgttgttttaattgtcaaaaaatgttcaatgagggagtgcttctgcccccttttccaagataactttcactttttagttattcaaccatttagaATActggtactgagaagctgacgtcacaaaggTGTGATGTGCTGGTGAATCTTAGTCTGTGATTGGGAAGTTGtttgagggctaccgtaatgacaagtatatgggcgcaaagctctatttctctgctttccggtacccatccatccctccctcttctaccgctttacggtaatgagaagtacgcacgCCAAATCCTGTTGGCGACGACAGGACTGGTAACAGaggagttaaaggtccagtgtgtaacatttaagagggtttattGGTTGAAATTGAAGATTCTATTGATAAGTACATTTGTGCAAGTACTTTTGAAGTCGAAGCTcactatgcaaatgaagaataGCAATAGCCTCTCGTTCGGAAGAGGGAGGCGTGAGTGAAGGCGTCCGTCATCTGTCACAATCTGCAGCCTCATTAGATGTCCCTATTCTTACACGCTGGAACCTTAACCTTTAATAATGAGTAATTTCTAATTTACACATACAGTGGATGAGCTCTAATCTTTTTAGGGTGTGTTGTAAAAGCAGTTTAGCAGATGAATCTGAATTATTCATCTGGATTAATCAAGGAAAAAGTATAACATGACCTGTAAGATTATTGAAAGATGCAAATCCGAAGTGACatattaaaacttttttttgcctaaaaCCGAAACATATTCAGTGAAAAACTGGTGTGGAGCATGACTCCTTTAGATATTTGACTAAGTCTTTCAGTGTTGTCTTTTCAGGATCTGGAAGAGCAGAGCCGTTTGATCGCAGCCTCAAGTCGTCCTGCCAACCCGCCTGCCTCTGACGGACATGTCCTAGTGCTTAGCAACAGCCAGTCGGAAGACAGCGACG
Coding sequences within:
- the appl1 gene encoding DCC-interacting protein 13-alpha, translated to MPGIETLPIEETLEDSPQTRSLLAVFEEDTAAMSNYCTQLYQAMQRIYDAQNELSAATHLTSRLLKEYDKQRFPLGGDDEVMSSTLQQFAKVIDELSSCHAVLSTQLADAMMFPITQFKERDLKEILTLKEVFQISSDDHDTAINRYSRLSKRRDNDKVRAEVVEDVYTSRKKQHQTMMHYFCTLNTLQYKKKTALLEPLLGYMQAQISFFKLGSENLTQQWEDFLGTIGTSVQNVRREMEEEVRQMQQTIQQMEVSCDPLYVPCDPDPVHSPVCRNLTRKQGYLFIRNKTGLVSSSWERQYFFTQGGNLMQQGRGEVAGGLVTDLDNCSVMAVDSDDRRFCFQVTSFDGKKVVTLQAESRKDCEEWIATINNISKRIYLSENAEELAARVNQSAIEAVTPSPSFQQRHESMRPSSKGRVGRASSISSVGSEPSPAISVLSLDALVAPETPIQFDIISPVSEENSGQSKAAAQSGRRSNPFGECGDSTSEDSEESILHQLFIVRFLGSMEVRAADSADVISETMRQILAARAIHNIFRMTESHLLVTCDCLKLIDPQTQVTRLRFPLSSIVQCSSHQDNKRLFGFVLQSASGRGDGRAICYIFESNNDGEKISDSIGLAKQIAFHSEMDRKAVEKQKEQDKAKEKQQEELSKQRQIEKDLEEQSRLIAASSRPANPPASDGHVLVLSNSQSEDSDAGDEVKKKGESEA